In the Fusobacterium sp. FSA-380-WT-3A genome, one interval contains:
- a CDS encoding S1 RNA-binding domain-containing protein → MIKIGKRQLLKVNNYTPIGLYLDAETGNEEDNILLPKNELELLEKKPEIGEELDVFIYRDSEDRLISTLRVTYATIGTLAKLEVTDINPKIGAFLDWGLKKDLLLPKGQEVGKLEVGKKYLVGLYEDKKGRISATMKVYKFLLPCKDYKKNDVVTGTVYNIDNNIGVFVAVDDRYFGMMPKNEYFKEYKIGQEITARVIRVREDGKLDLAPRKLSFEQLDDDGKIILEKMRILKSAFHFNDKSSPEEIYDYFGISKKAFKRAIGGLLKQGLIEKSGDNFILKK, encoded by the coding sequence ATGATAAAAATAGGAAAAAGACAATTGTTAAAAGTTAACAATTATACTCCAATCGGATTATACTTAGACGCAGAAACAGGAAATGAAGAAGATAATATACTTCTTCCAAAAAATGAATTAGAATTATTGGAAAAAAAACCAGAAATTGGTGAGGAATTAGATGTATTTATTTACAGAGATTCAGAAGATAGACTTATATCAACTTTAAGAGTTACATATGCTACAATAGGGACATTAGCAAAATTAGAGGTAACAGATATAAATCCTAAAATAGGAGCTTTTCTTGATTGGGGATTAAAAAAAGACTTATTATTACCAAAAGGACAAGAGGTTGGAAAATTAGAAGTAGGAAAAAAATATTTAGTAGGTCTATATGAAGATAAAAAAGGAAGAATATCTGCTACAATGAAAGTTTATAAATTCCTTTTACCATGTAAAGATTATAAGAAAAATGATGTAGTTACAGGAACAGTTTATAATATAGATAATAATATTGGAGTTTTTGTAGCTGTAGATGACAGATATTTTGGAATGATGCCTAAAAATGAATATTTTAAAGAGTATAAAATAGGGCAAGAAATTACAGCAAGAGTTATAAGAGTGAGAGAAGATGGAAAATTAGATTTAGCTCCTAGAAAATTATCTTTTGAGCAATTAGATGATGATGGAAAAATTATTTTAGAAAAAATGAGAATTTTAAAATCAGCTTTTCATTTTAATGATAAAAGTTCTCCAGAAGAAATTTATGATTATTTTGGAATAAGTAAAAAAGCTTTCAAAAGAGCTATAGGAGGTCTATTGAAACAAGGACTTATAGAAAAAAGTGGTGATAATTTTATATTAAAGAAGTAA
- a CDS encoding TlpA disulfide reductase family protein: MKKIIGLLFLVFTIFSYGNDAKAPTFSLKDQYEVTHNLEEYKGKVVFLNFWATWCPPCRKEMPEIEELYKEYGENKKDVIFLGVNNEKKENVVKFLKENNYTFPTIFEGSEKISRQYFISAYPTSFVIDKEGNVYGYVTGGLTKDQIKNILENVK; the protein is encoded by the coding sequence ATGAAAAAAATTATAGGTTTATTATTTTTAGTTTTTACAATTTTTAGTTATGGAAATGACGCTAAGGCTCCAACATTTTCTTTAAAGGACCAATATGAGGTTACTCATAATCTAGAAGAATATAAAGGAAAAGTTGTTTTCTTAAACTTTTGGGCTACTTGGTGTCCACCATGTAGAAAAGAAATGCCTGAAATAGAAGAACTTTATAAAGAATATGGAGAAAATAAAAAAGATGTAATATTTTTAGGTGTTAATAATGAGAAAAAGGAAAATGTAGTAAAGTTTTTAAAAGAAAACAATTATACCTTCCCAACAATATTTGAAGGGTCAGAAAAAATAAGTAGACAATATTTTATTTCAGCTTATCCTACAAGTTTTGTTATAGATAAAGAGGGTAATGTTTATGGATATGTTACAGGGGGACTTACTAAAGACCAAATAAAAAATATATTAGAAAATGTAAAATAA
- a CDS encoding AbgT family transporter, giving the protein MEQKKGFFNKFLDGVEKVGNKLPHPITLFFILSVLVIVISEICVRTGVQVTYTGMNMKTKKIEEITLQAKSLLDANGIRYIFNSMTKNFTGFAPLGTVLVAMIGVGVAEGTGLINASLRKLVLSTPPRLLTAVLVFAGVMSNIASDAGYVVLIPLGAIIFASVGRHPLAGLAAAFSGVSGGFSANLLLGTIDPLLGGISTEAARIFAPNYTVLPTANWYFMMVSTFLITILGTIVTEKVVEPRLGEYKGDHKEELTEMGELEQRGLRNAGISLAIFIVIMGFLTIPENAIFREGGNLNKFMGNGLLPIIMLFFMIPGYAYGKTVGTIKTDKDVAKLMGKALASMGGYMALAFVAAQFIAYFSYTSLGTIVAVKGADFLQSIGFTGFPLVVAFICVAAFINLFMGSASAKWAIMAPVFIPMFMRLGFSPELTQAMYRIGDSSTNIISPLMSYFAFIVAYMQGFDKESGMGTLISTMLPYSITFLVGWTLLLMIFFFLGLPIGPGVVMHYVM; this is encoded by the coding sequence ATGGAACAAAAAAAAGGTTTTTTTAACAAGTTTCTGGATGGAGTAGAAAAAGTTGGAAATAAACTGCCACATCCTATAACATTATTCTTTATATTATCAGTATTAGTTATTGTAATATCAGAAATATGTGTAAGAACAGGGGTACAAGTTACTTATACTGGAATGAATATGAAAACTAAAAAGATTGAAGAAATTACTCTTCAAGCAAAATCTTTATTAGATGCTAATGGAATTAGATATATTTTTAATAGTATGACTAAGAACTTTACTGGATTTGCTCCTTTAGGAACAGTTTTAGTAGCTATGATAGGGGTTGGAGTAGCAGAAGGAACAGGACTTATCAATGCTTCTCTTAGAAAATTAGTTTTATCAACACCACCAAGATTATTAACAGCTGTTTTAGTATTTGCTGGAGTTATGTCAAATATTGCTTCTGACGCTGGATACGTTGTATTAATACCTCTTGGAGCTATAATTTTTGCTTCAGTTGGAAGACATCCATTAGCTGGTCTAGCAGCAGCATTCTCAGGGGTATCTGGAGGATTCTCAGCAAACTTATTACTTGGAACTATAGACCCATTACTTGGAGGAATTTCAACAGAGGCAGCTAGAATATTTGCTCCTAATTACACAGTATTACCTACAGCTAACTGGTATTTTATGATGGTATCAACATTCTTAATCACAATATTAGGAACAATAGTTACTGAAAAAGTAGTAGAGCCAAGACTTGGAGAATATAAAGGTGACCATAAAGAAGAATTAACTGAAATGGGAGAATTAGAGCAAAGAGGATTAAGAAATGCTGGAATCTCTTTAGCTATTTTTATAGTTATAATGGGATTCTTAACAATTCCAGAAAATGCAATATTTAGAGAAGGTGGAAATTTAAATAAATTTATGGGTAATGGATTATTACCAATTATCATGTTATTCTTTATGATTCCTGGATATGCTTATGGAAAAACTGTTGGAACAATAAAAACAGATAAAGATGTAGCTAAACTTATGGGTAAAGCATTAGCTAGTATGGGTGGATATATGGCATTAGCTTTCGTAGCTGCTCAATTTATAGCTTACTTCTCATACACAAGTTTAGGAACAATAGTTGCTGTTAAAGGAGCTGACTTCTTACAATCAATAGGATTTACAGGATTCCCATTAGTAGTAGCATTTATCTGTGTAGCAGCATTTATTAACCTATTTATGGGTTCTGCTTCAGCTAAATGGGCTATCATGGCTCCAGTATTTATTCCAATGTTTATGAGATTAGGATTCTCTCCAGAATTAACTCAAGCAATGTATAGAATAGGAGATTCTTCTACTAACATTATTTCTCCATTAATGTCATACTTTGCTTTCATAGTTGCTTATATGCAAGGATTTGATAAAGAAAGTGGAATGGGAACTCTTATTTCAACAATGTTACCATACTCAATTACATTCTTAGTTGGATGGACATTATTACTAATGATATTCTTCTTCTTAGGACTTCCTATTGGACCTGGTGTTGTAATGCATTATGTAATGTAA
- a CDS encoding HTH domain-containing protein — MELKDKVLELLQKSEPMKAGEIAEALGEDKKLVDKVIKELKAEEVIISPKRCFYSAK; from the coding sequence ATGGAATTAAAAGATAAAGTATTAGAATTATTACAAAAATCTGAACCTATGAAAGCTGGTGAAATTGCTGAAGCTTTAGGAGAAGATAAAAAATTAGTTGATAAAGTTATAAAAGAATTAAAAGCTGAAGAAGTTATAATATCTCCAAAAAGATGTTTCTATTCAGCTAAATAA
- a CDS encoding FAD-binding protein, translated as MIEDQLVLLNLIKDWEKAREKGKEIFSNFENLKIFENTSIVKIIKDNEKVIGGIFKNKDGFFGISSPIIILATGGIAGNFKHKLYPEDVNGIGHIVALDSGAEVQNMEFIQFISGFLKPKYNTLFGEHTLKYCEGMFDLNNNLIFDGINNPENKNLWIERSGYAPFSFDFKSHKIDLKMINSLDNEGVILKYSKDLYKDEGEFYKVYLSWLKDTMEIDMCKDEVIITPFVHSCNGGIKINNNSESSVKGLYAVGEISSCIEGANRLGGNSVGGSLVFGKRAIISALNYLKNSDFKEYSLLDFQLKFNDWLDSLIDGKNILSENEILTKLKIITSKACNIKRNEKVLKASLKELENLKNNFSIKENIKSKGLEIYLRLEVTKMLVLSMLERKESRGAHYREDYPYSSDNNYKIILSRKNNNFIVKTLKI; from the coding sequence ATGATAGAAGACCAGCTTGTTTTGCTAAATCTTATAAAAGATTGGGAAAAGGCTAGAGAAAAAGGAAAAGAGATATTTTCAAATTTTGAAAATTTAAAAATATTTGAAAATACATCTATAGTTAAGATTATAAAAGATAATGAAAAAGTTATTGGAGGAATATTTAAAAATAAAGATGGATTCTTTGGTATTTCTTCACCTATTATCATTCTTGCTACAGGTGGAATTGCTGGAAATTTTAAACATAAATTATATCCTGAAGATGTTAATGGAATAGGACATATTGTAGCTTTAGATTCTGGAGCAGAAGTACAAAATATGGAGTTTATTCAATTTATCTCTGGTTTTTTAAAACCAAAATATAATACTTTATTTGGAGAACACACTCTTAAATATTGTGAAGGGATGTTTGACTTAAATAACAATTTAATTTTTGATGGTATAAATAATCCTGAAAATAAAAATTTATGGATAGAAAGAAGTGGTTATGCTCCTTTTAGTTTTGATTTTAAAAGTCATAAAATAGATTTAAAAATGATAAATTCTTTAGATAATGAAGGGGTAATTTTAAAATATTCAAAAGATTTATATAAAGATGAGGGGGAATTTTATAAAGTTTATTTAAGTTGGTTAAAAGATACTATGGAAATAGATATGTGTAAAGATGAAGTTATAATTACTCCTTTTGTTCATAGTTGTAATGGAGGTATAAAAATAAATAATAATTCTGAATCTTCTGTAAAAGGATTATATGCAGTTGGAGAAATATCTTCTTGCATTGAGGGGGCTAATAGATTAGGGGGAAATTCTGTAGGTGGTTCTTTAGTCTTTGGTAAAAGAGCTATAATTTCAGCTCTAAACTACTTAAAAAATTCTGATTTTAAAGAATATTCTCTCTTAGATTTCCAATTAAAATTTAATGATTGGTTAGATTCTTTAATAGATGGAAAAAATATTTTATCTGAAAATGAAATTTTAACTAAATTAAAAATTATCACTTCAAAAGCTTGTAATATAAAAAGAAATGAAAAAGTTTTAAAAGCTTCACTTAAAGAGTTAGAAAATTTAAAAAATAATTTTAGTATAAAAGAAAATATTAAAAGTAAAGGTTTAGAAATCTATCTGAGATTAGAAGTAACTAAAATGTTAGTTTTAAGTATGTTAGAAAGAAAAGAAAGTAGAGGAGCTCACTATAGAGAAGATTATCCTTATTCTTCAGATAATAATTATAAAATTATTCTTTCAAGAAAAAATAATAATTTCATAGTAAAAACTTTAAAAATATAA
- a CDS encoding P1 family peptidase: protein MKEINITEIDGIKIGNAQNFEAGTGCTVILCEKGGCAGVDVRGGGPASHETELLNPINTIEKVHGIVLSGGSAYGLEASSGVMKYLEEKGIGFEVGVGVVPIVCGASLFDLAVGNSKVRPDKNMGYEACCNSEKYNIQEGNFGAGTGASVGKYKGMDRAMKSGLGVYCVQVGRLKVGAIVSVNAIGDVIDVDTNKPLAGILNEEKNKILSTRELMWEDLGKDIDVFQNTNTTIGCIITNGKLTKAQATKISSMAHNGYARAICPVHTSLDGDTIFTIGTGEVETTVDIIGSLGAYAMGKAINRAVIKAKSSYGLKSYEELNR from the coding sequence ATGAAAGAGATAAATATAACTGAAATAGATGGAATAAAAATAGGTAATGCCCAAAATTTTGAAGCTGGAACAGGTTGTACAGTAATTTTATGTGAAAAAGGTGGTTGTGCTGGAGTAGATGTAAGAGGTGGAGGACCTGCTTCACATGAAACTGAACTTTTAAATCCTATAAATACTATAGAAAAAGTTCATGGGATTGTATTATCTGGTGGAAGTGCTTATGGTTTAGAAGCATCTAGTGGAGTTATGAAATATTTAGAGGAAAAGGGAATAGGTTTTGAAGTTGGAGTAGGAGTTGTACCTATTGTTTGTGGAGCATCTCTTTTTGATTTAGCAGTGGGAAATTCTAAAGTTAGACCTGATAAAAATATGGGATATGAAGCTTGTTGTAATTCTGAAAAATATAATATTCAAGAGGGAAATTTTGGAGCTGGAACAGGGGCTTCTGTTGGAAAATATAAAGGAATGGATAGAGCAATGAAATCAGGACTTGGAGTTTATTGTGTACAAGTTGGAAGATTAAAAGTTGGAGCTATTGTAAGTGTAAATGCTATAGGAGATGTAATTGATGTAGATACTAATAAACCATTAGCTGGAATTTTAAATGAGGAGAAAAATAAAATATTAAGTACAAGAGAGCTTATGTGGGAAGATTTAGGAAAGGATATAGATGTATTTCAAAATACAAATACAACAATAGGATGTATAATAACAAATGGAAAATTAACAAAAGCTCAAGCTACAAAAATATCTTCAATGGCACATAATGGATATGCAAGAGCAATTTGTCCTGTACATACATCTTTAGATGGAGATACAATATTTACTATAGGAACAGGAGAAGTTGAAACTACAGTTGATATAATTGGAAGTTTGGGAGCTTATGCAATGGGGAAAGCTATAAATAGGGCAGTAATAAAGGCAAAATCTAGTTATGGATTAAAATCTTACGAAGAATTAAATAGATAA
- a CDS encoding exodeoxyribonuclease III, which translates to MKFISWNVNGLRACVTKGFMDFFKEVDADIFCLQETKLQEGQIDLQLEGYHQYWNYAEKKGYSGTAIFTKVEPISVAYGLGIEEHDKEGRVITLEFEDYYFITVYTPNSKTELERLDYRMVWEDEFKNYLKNLEKKKPVIFCGDLNVAHKEIDLKNPKANRRNAGFTDEERGKFDNLVNDGFIDTFRYFYPDVTDVYSWWSYRFNARGRNAGWRIDYFVVSESLKARLESAKIYTEVLGSDHCPVELVIK; encoded by the coding sequence ATGAAGTTTATTTCGTGGAATGTAAATGGGCTTAGAGCTTGTGTAACAAAAGGATTTATGGATTTTTTTAAAGAAGTAGATGCTGATATATTTTGTCTTCAAGAAACAAAATTACAAGAAGGACAAATAGATTTACAATTAGAGGGATATCATCAATATTGGAATTATGCTGAGAAAAAAGGATATTCAGGAACAGCGATTTTTACAAAAGTTGAGCCTATAAGTGTAGCCTATGGTTTAGGAATTGAAGAGCATGATAAAGAGGGAAGAGTGATAACTTTAGAATTTGAAGATTATTACTTTATAACTGTATATACACCAAACTCTAAAACAGAATTAGAAAGATTAGATTATAGAATGGTTTGGGAAGATGAATTTAAAAATTATTTAAAAAATCTTGAGAAGAAAAAACCTGTAATTTTCTGTGGAGATTTGAATGTTGCTCATAAAGAGATAGATTTAAAAAATCCTAAAGCAAATAGAAGAAATGCTGGATTTACAGATGAAGAAAGAGGAAAATTTGATAATTTAGTAAATGATGGATTTATAGATACTTTCCGTTATTTTTATCCAGATGTAACAGATGTTTATTCGTGGTGGTCTTATAGATTTAATGCTAGAGGAAGAAATGCTGGCTGGAGAATAGATTATTTTGTAGTATCAGAAAGTTTAAAAGCTAGATTAGAGTCAGCAAAAATTTACACAGAAGTATTAGGTTCTGACCATTGTCCTGTAGAACTTGTAATAAAATAG
- a CDS encoding Cof-type HAD-IIB family hydrolase produces MDRLKKQIDFLIEIDKLKGVLRQSLVLNGTRRENDTEHSWHMATSAFILREYYKKEVDMSRVIKMILIHDIVEILAGDTPAYGEFSPKEKYKKEVESANITFGMLPEDQKKEYLNLWYEFENMETDESKFANACDRFQGFIQNVTSDAHTWRKFKPNKSKILKRMRPIIQYMPEVYNGYIKDYLQKYIDLGVVEDDFPVKAIASDLDGTFVTKEKKVTDINREAIIKAQSKGIEFIAASGRDRTSINDLLKDIPNIKYFICLNGARVYREDEIIYEASIDREVSYDIFLRAKEVGLNYSATSRKNIYYSQLDTEYYREFSLENKNFNFIFDEKKENILKEDYQKLVFYGDKEKFKKLREYVEEKYLDKVNIFESGDSVMDIVNKEASKGNALKIVTNDMGIALDEIVVFGDNENDLAMLKDVNYSVAVENAKDLVKENVRYNTKSNEDSGVGRFLNLFLKLDV; encoded by the coding sequence ATGGATAGACTAAAAAAACAAATAGATTTTTTAATAGAAATTGATAAATTAAAAGGAGTTCTTCGTCAAAGTCTTGTATTAAATGGAACTAGAAGAGAAAATGACACAGAACATTCATGGCATATGGCAACTTCAGCTTTTATACTAAGAGAGTATTATAAAAAAGAAGTTGATATGTCAAGAGTGATAAAAATGATATTAATTCATGATATAGTAGAAATTTTAGCTGGAGATACACCAGCTTATGGAGAATTTTCACCAAAAGAAAAATATAAAAAAGAGGTTGAAAGTGCAAATATAACTTTTGGAATGTTGCCTGAAGACCAAAAAAAAGAATATTTAAATTTATGGTATGAATTTGAAAATATGGAAACTGATGAATCAAAATTTGCTAATGCTTGTGATAGATTTCAAGGTTTTATTCAAAATGTAACATCTGATGCTCATACTTGGAGAAAGTTCAAACCTAATAAAAGTAAAATTTTAAAAAGAATGAGACCAATTATTCAATATATGCCAGAAGTTTATAATGGATATATAAAGGATTATTTACAAAAATATATTGATTTAGGTGTGGTAGAAGATGATTTTCCAGTAAAAGCTATTGCTAGTGATTTAGATGGAACTTTTGTAACTAAAGAGAAGAAAGTAACTGATATAAATAGAGAGGCAATAATAAAAGCTCAATCTAAGGGAATAGAATTTATAGCAGCTTCTGGAAGAGATAGAACAAGTATAAATGATTTATTAAAAGATATTCCAAATATTAAATATTTTATCTGTCTAAATGGAGCAAGAGTTTATAGAGAAGATGAAATTATATATGAAGCTTCAATAGATAGAGAGGTATCTTATGATATTTTTTTAAGAGCTAAAGAGGTTGGATTAAATTATAGTGCTACAAGTAGAAAAAATATTTATTATTCTCAATTAGATACAGAATATTATAGAGAATTTTCATTAGAAAATAAAAACTTTAATTTTATTTTTGATGAGAAAAAAGAAAATATTTTAAAAGAAGATTATCAAAAATTAGTTTTTTATGGAGATAAAGAAAAATTTAAAAAATTGAGAGAATATGTTGAGGAGAAATATTTAGATAAAGTAAATATTTTTGAATCTGGTGACAGTGTAATGGATATAGTAAATAAAGAGGCAAGTAAAGGGAATGCTCTAAAAATAGTAACTAATGATATGGGAATAGCATTAGATGAAATAGTGGTTTTTGGAGATAATGAAAATGACTTGGCTATGTTAAAAGATGTAAATTATTCTGTAGCTGTAGAAAATGCTAAAGATTTAGTAAAAGAAAATGTAAGATATAATACTAAATCAAATGAGGATAGTGGAGTAGGAAGATTTTTAAATTTATTTTTGAAATTAGATGTATAA
- a CDS encoding FAD-binding protein, which yields MKLDFILNFDIVVVGSGIAGLVSTKEAVKTGKNICLITNENFGGGASYFPLKGTLGI from the coding sequence TTGAAGTTAGATTTTATTTTAAATTTTGATATTGTTGTAGTAGGTAGTGGAATAGCTGGATTAGTTTCAACAAAAGAAGCTGTAAAAACTGGTAAAAATATTTGTTTAATTACAAATGAAAATTTTGGTGGTGGAGCTAGTTATTTTCCTTTAAAAGGTACTTTAGGAATTTAA